One genomic region from Colletes latitarsis isolate SP2378_abdomen chromosome 10, iyColLati1, whole genome shotgun sequence encodes:
- the Rpl26 gene encoding ribosomal protein L26 produces the protein MKFNRLVTSSRRKNRKRHFTAPSHIRRRLMSAPLSKELRQKYSVRNMPIRKDDEVQVVRGHYKGQQVGKVVQVYRKKFVIYIERIQREKANSANVYVGIDPSKTVIVKLKMDKDRKKIIDRRSKGRLAVLDKDKGKYTEDSTAAMETS, from the exons ATGAAGTTCAACCGTCTCGTTACATCTTCGCGTAGAAAAAATCGAAAACGGCACTTCACAGCGCCTTCCCATATTCGTAGAAGGCTCATGTCAGCGCCCCTTTCGAAAGAACTTCGGCAAAAGTACAGTGTTCGTAACATGCCGATTCGCAAGGATGACGAAGTTCAG GTTGTTCGTGGTCACTacaaaggccaacaagtaggcaaagTTGTTCAAGTGTACAGAAAGAAATTTGTCATATACATAGAAAGAATACAACGTGAAAAGGCAAACAGTGCTAATGTGTACGTCGGTATCGATCCATCTAAG ACTGTTATTGTAAAATTAAAGATGGATAAAGATCGCAAAAAAATCATAGACAGGCGAAGTAAAGGTAGACTCGCGGTATTGGATAAGGACAAGGGAAAATACACAGAAGACTCGAC
- the LOC143346137 gene encoding V-type proton ATPase subunit e 2 isoform X2, translating to MGASLLPVLFFTVLWGVVGIVLPIFVPKGVNRGILQVILILTAFTCWLFWLCCYMAQMNPLIGPKLSNVTMLMMAREWNTFIVE from the exons ATGGGAGCATCGTTGTTACCAGTATTATTTTTTACGGTACTCTGGGGAGTAGTAGGGATTGTTTTACCCATTTTTGTACCAAAGGGCGTAAATCGAGG AATTCTACAGGTTATTCTTATATTAACAGCTTTCACATGTTGGTTATT TTGGTTATGTTGCTACATGGCGCAAATGAATCCCCTTATTGGGCCAAAACTATCTAATGTCACGATGCTTATGATGGCTCGGGAATGG AATACATTTATTGTAGAGTAA
- the LOC143346137 gene encoding V-type proton ATPase subunit e 2 isoform X1 codes for MGASLLPVLFFTVLWGVVGIVLPIFVPKGVNRGILQVILILTAFTCWLFWLCCYMAQMNPLIGPKLSNVTMLMMAREWSNLDLES; via the exons ATGGGAGCATCGTTGTTACCAGTATTATTTTTTACGGTACTCTGGGGAGTAGTAGGGATTGTTTTACCCATTTTTGTACCAAAGGGCGTAAATCGAGG AATTCTACAGGTTATTCTTATATTAACAGCTTTCACATGTTGGTTATT TTGGTTATGTTGCTACATGGCGCAAATGAATCCCCTTATTGGGCCAAAACTATCTAATGTCACGATGCTTATGATGGCTCGGGAATGG AGTAATTTGGACCTTGAATCGTAA
- the Sou gene encoding required for meiotic nuclear division 5 protein souji isoform X1, whose amino-acid sequence MEACNAVEREVDKVLLKFGAINEHAETVLRDLINHIEALKKEFEEAPLEHELTPGQAQVLKETMTKVRETAQRLATDHRELHSTVSKVGKAIDRNFTADFASTSREDVFSGPEKSHLLNQVICQHFYRHGMLDIAAELAAETGIKTDDETKEPFTELNYILDCLKQRDLEPALDWAKKHREALLAQNSSLEFKLHRLHFIRLVQQGPTKQTEAIMYARQNLTQYVGRHGKEVQALMGTLLYLPNGIQSSPYSHLLDPTLWLDIHDVFTREACTLLGLSVDSPLSVCINAGCTALPTLLNIKQVMQQRQVTGVWNGKDELPIEIDLGKQSRYHSVFACPILRQQSTENNPPMKLVCGHVISRDALNKLTSANKHRFFFRLKCPYCPVEQNPEDARLIYF is encoded by the exons ATGGAGGCGTGTAATGCGGTTGAACGTGAAGttgacaaggttttattgaaatttgGTGCGATAAACGAGCATGCAGAGACGGTACTTCGCGATTTGATAAATCACATCGAGGCGTTGAAAAAGGAattcgaagaag CGCCGCTCGAGCATGAACTGACACCAGGTCAAGCTCAAGTGTTGAAAGAAACGATGACAAAGGTTCGTGAAACTGCCCAACGTTTGGCTACCGATCACCGTGAGTTGCACAGTACAGTGTCCAAGGTAGGAAAGGCAATCGATAGAAACTTTACTGCTGACTTTGCGAGTACCAGCAGAGAAGATGTTTTCTCTGGTCCAGAGAAATCACATTTGTTAAATCAAGTCATATGTCAACATTTCTATCGTCATGGCATGTTGGACATTGCAGCAGAGTTAGCTGCG GAAACTGGAATTAAAACGGATGACGAAACAAAAGAACCATTCACAGAATTGAATTACATACTCGATTGCTTGAAGCAGAGAGATTTAGAACCTGCGTTGGATTGGGCTAAAAAGCATAGAGAGGCGCTTCTAGCACAG AATTCTTCTCTGGAATTTAAATTACATAGGTTACATTTTATAAGACTAGTTCAACAAGGTCCTACAAAACAAACTGAAGCAATAATGTACGCCCGACAAAATCTTACGCAATACGTCGGCCGTCATGGGAAAGAGGTGCAAGCTTTAATGGGCACGCTACTTTATTTGCCAAATGGAATACAATCCTCTCCTTATAGTCATTTGTTAGATCCTACTTTGTGGCTCGATATTCACGACGTGTTTACGAGGGAGGCGTGCACGTTGTTGGGTTTAAGCGTGGACAgtcctctttctgtgtg CATTAACGCAGGATGCACTGCGTTACCCACGCTTTTAAATATTAAGCAAGTCATGCAACAAAGGCAAGTAACGGGCGTTTGGAATGGAAAGGACGAGTTGCCG ATTGAAATTGACTTGGGCAAACAGAGTCGATATCATTCTGTTTTCGCGTGTCCGATACTGAGACAACAGAGCACAGAGAATAATCCGCCGATGAAACTGGTTTGCGGTCACGTTATCTCGAGAGACGCGCTGAACAAACTCACCAGTGCAAACAA ACACCGATTCTTTTTCAGATTGAAATGCCCGTACTGCCCGGTGGAACAGAACCCAGAGGATGCTAGACTTATATATTTCTAG
- the Sou gene encoding required for meiotic nuclear division 5 protein souji isoform X2, producing MEACNAVEREVDKVLLKFGAINEHAETVLRDLINHIEALKKEFEEAPLEHELTPGQAQVLKETMTKVRETAQRLATDHRELHSTVSKVGKAIDRNFTADFASTSREDVFSGPEKSHLLNQVICQHFYRHGMLDIAAELAAETGIKTDDETKEPFTELNYILDCLKQRDLEPALDWAKKHREALLAQNSSLEFKLHRLHFIRLVQQGPTKQTEAIMYARQNLTQYVGRHGKEVQALMGTLLYLPNGIQSSPYSHLLDPTLWLDIHDVFTREACTLLGLSVDSPLSVCINAGCTALPTLLNIKQVMQQRQVTGVWNGKDELPIEIDLGKQSRYHSVFACPILRQQSTENNPPMKLVCGHVISRDALNKLTSANKLKCPYCPVEQNPEDARLIYF from the exons ATGGAGGCGTGTAATGCGGTTGAACGTGAAGttgacaaggttttattgaaatttgGTGCGATAAACGAGCATGCAGAGACGGTACTTCGCGATTTGATAAATCACATCGAGGCGTTGAAAAAGGAattcgaagaag CGCCGCTCGAGCATGAACTGACACCAGGTCAAGCTCAAGTGTTGAAAGAAACGATGACAAAGGTTCGTGAAACTGCCCAACGTTTGGCTACCGATCACCGTGAGTTGCACAGTACAGTGTCCAAGGTAGGAAAGGCAATCGATAGAAACTTTACTGCTGACTTTGCGAGTACCAGCAGAGAAGATGTTTTCTCTGGTCCAGAGAAATCACATTTGTTAAATCAAGTCATATGTCAACATTTCTATCGTCATGGCATGTTGGACATTGCAGCAGAGTTAGCTGCG GAAACTGGAATTAAAACGGATGACGAAACAAAAGAACCATTCACAGAATTGAATTACATACTCGATTGCTTGAAGCAGAGAGATTTAGAACCTGCGTTGGATTGGGCTAAAAAGCATAGAGAGGCGCTTCTAGCACAG AATTCTTCTCTGGAATTTAAATTACATAGGTTACATTTTATAAGACTAGTTCAACAAGGTCCTACAAAACAAACTGAAGCAATAATGTACGCCCGACAAAATCTTACGCAATACGTCGGCCGTCATGGGAAAGAGGTGCAAGCTTTAATGGGCACGCTACTTTATTTGCCAAATGGAATACAATCCTCTCCTTATAGTCATTTGTTAGATCCTACTTTGTGGCTCGATATTCACGACGTGTTTACGAGGGAGGCGTGCACGTTGTTGGGTTTAAGCGTGGACAgtcctctttctgtgtg CATTAACGCAGGATGCACTGCGTTACCCACGCTTTTAAATATTAAGCAAGTCATGCAACAAAGGCAAGTAACGGGCGTTTGGAATGGAAAGGACGAGTTGCCG ATTGAAATTGACTTGGGCAAACAGAGTCGATATCATTCTGTTTTCGCGTGTCCGATACTGAGACAACAGAGCACAGAGAATAATCCGCCGATGAAACTGGTTTGCGGTCACGTTATCTCGAGAGACGCGCTGAACAAACTCACCAGTGCAAACAA ATTGAAATGCCCGTACTGCCCGGTGGAACAGAACCCAGAGGATGCTAGACTTATATATTTCTAG
- the Vmat gene encoding vesicular monoamine transporter encodes MGGGEWSSWLQGCRESRRLVLVIVAIALLLDNMLLTTVVPIIPEFLYDIKHPNSTLSQHLESSGSGRTTTAQLTTTIKPTTGSLTTTPKCPCAPNRSNDAQLEFLYPSTLSTIDLSENSGDNGSLAEIKEKEQRHRELLEETVAVGIMFASKAFVQLLANPIVGPLTHKIGYSIPMFTGFIIMFLSTLIFAFGRSYGILFLARALQGIGSSCSSVSGMGMLAERYQDDKERGNAMGIALGGLALGVLIGPPFGGVMYEFVGKSAPFLILSALALGDGILQLLVLQPSVIYTDADPPSLKSLVTDPYIVLAAGAITFANMGIAMLEPSLPIWMMDTMGASRWKQGATFLPASISYLIGTNLFGPLGHRMGRWLASLIGLVVIGICLMCIPLARSIDHLIVPNAGLGFAIGMVDSSMMPELGYLVDIRHSAVYGSVYAIGDVAFCLGFAIGPALSGTLVNTIGFEWMLFGIAILNFIYAPLMYFLRAPPTKEEKKSLIIGEKSSVRYVTYQNEEEEQ; translated from the exons ATGGGTGGGGGAGAATGGAGCAGTTGGCTGCAAGGATGTCGGGAATCGCGGAGGCTGGTTCTCGTGATCGTCGCCATTGCTCTGCTTTTAGACAATATGCTTTTAACTACGGTCG TGCCCATTATACCGGAATTTCTATATGACATCAAGCATCCTAACTCGACCCTGAGTCAGCATCTCGAATCTAGTGGCTCTGGAAGAACGACCACTGCTCAGCTGACCACCACGATCAAACCTACGACCGGTAGCCTAACCACCACACCGAAATGTCCTTGTGCCCCGAACAGATCGAACGATGCTCAGCTGGAATTTCTATACCCAAGCACCCTGTCTACTATCGATCTTTCCG AGAACTCGGGTGACAATGGTAGTTTGGCGGAGATAAAAGAAAAGGAGCAGAGACATCGTGAGTTGTTGGAGGAGACAGTGGCAGTTGGCATAATGTTCGCTTCGAAGGCTTTCGTACAGCTCTTGGCCAACCCCATCGTTGGCCCTCTAACCCACAA AATCGGCTACAGCATCCCCATGTTCACCGGATTCATCATTATGTTCCTCTCCACGCTGATATTCGCGTTCGGACGAAGCTATGGGATTCTTTTCCTGGCGAGGGCCCTGCAAGGCATTGGCTCATCATGCTCGAGCGTATCAG GTATGGGTATGTTGGCCGAGAGATATCAAGACGATAAAGAACGGGGAAACGCGATGGGCATCGCGCTGGGTGGTTTGGCCCTCGGGGTTCTGATTGGGCCACCATTTGGCGGGGTTATGTACGAATTCGTCGGAAAATCGGCTCCATTCCTGATACTGTCGGCATTGGCTCTTGGCGACGGAA TTCTACAACTTCTGGTGCTCCAACCATCCGTCATTTACACCGATGCGGATCCGCCATCTTTAAAGTCACTGGTCACCGATCCTTACATCGTGCTGGCCGCTG GCGCTATTACGTTCGCTAACATGGGTATCGCTATGCTGGAGCCTAGTCTTCCGATTTGGATGATGGACACGATGGGCGCAAGCAGATGGAAACAGGGCGCCACGTTTTTGCCAGCGAGCATCAGTTATTTGATCGGTACCAATCTTTTTGGGCCCCTTGGGCACAGAATGGGCAG ATGGTTAGCTTCCCTGATCGGGCTCGTCGTCATTGGCATTTGTTTGATGTGC ATACCGCTAGCCAGGAGTATCGATCACTTGATAGTGCCTAATGCAGGTTTGGGATTCGCTATAGGCATGGTGGACAGTTCCATGATGCCCGAATTAGGGTACTTGGTGGACATAAGGCACAGCGCCGTTTACGGAAGCGTCTACGCTATCGGCGACGTTGCGTTCTGTTTAGGTTTCGCTATTG GTCCTGCATTGAGCGGTACATTGGTCAACACTATTGGCTTCGAATGGATGTTATTTGGAATCGCTATTCTGAACTTTATTTACGCTCCGCTGATGTACTTCTTGAGGGCACCGCCCACGAAGGAAGAAAAGAAG TCGTTGATAATCGGCGAGAAATCGTCTGTGCGCTACGTTACGTACCAGAACGAGGAAGAGGAACAGTAA
- the LOC143346128 gene encoding uncharacterized protein LOC143346128, with product MGSTRQQDRSLGSGISLPQWMKGKVDNRFDFDESTFSPPSHDDNFFYIRYPKTQSTLSNQQEFRPIDKVFGEQSIASSTNNVKSEQLASDGKRSQEIDFSKHPLPCQPFVPTSTSKEIRQISKTWSIGSAKAKSQGVDDGFHSEPALCGKSIVHVANQMMSNKFNKTFAAEAAEEPPKKGSKSLPATPLASPIGSPDSSPKARRRSNRYFTGPFLPDRDKYHGSWILASILGQSREIVTTKIDEEDETGIDVLAPPPRSLSRKKSISSQNLTYVGTDERSTEKSTVYSKVFQAKPSELREMNFWSPTSM from the exons ATGGGCTCTACAAGGCAGCAAGATAGATCTCTTGGTAGTGGAATATCATTACCGCAATGGATGAAGGGAAAAGTCGATAATAG ATTCGACTTCGACGAAAGTACGTTCAGCCCTCCGTCTCACGACGACAACTTTTTCTACATACGGTATCCAAAGACACAGAGCACGTTGTCAAATCAGCAAGAGTTTCGGCCAATCGACAAAGTTTTCGGGGAACAAAGCATCGCTTCGTCGACGAATAATGTGAAGTCAGAGCAGCTTGCATCCGACGGGAAGAGAAGTCAGGAAATCGATTTTAGCAAGCATCCCTTGCCTTGTCAACCATTTGTACCGACTTCGACGAGCAAAG AAATTAGGCAAATCTCGAAGACCTGGTCGATCGGGAGCGCGAAAGCAAAGTCCCAAGGGGTAGATGATGGATTTCACAGCGAACCAGCGCTTTGTGGAAAATCGATCGTTCACGTAGCTAATCAGATGATGTCCAACAAGTTCAATAAGACGTTTGCGGCCGAGGCGGCCGAGGAACCACCGAAGAAAGGCAGCAAGTCTTTGCCAGCTACTCCGTTGGCTTCGCCGATCGGAAGTCCGGACAGCTCGCCGAAAGCTCGTAGACGTTCGAATCGTTACTTCACGGGCCCTTTTCTACCCGATCGCGACAAATACCATGGCAGTTGGATCTTAGCGAGCATACTGGGACAGTCCAGAGAAATCGTAACCACGAAGATCGACGAGGAAGACGAGACTGGCATAGACGTGCTGGCACCGCCGCCCAGGTCGTTGAGTCGAAAGAAATCCATATCGTCGCAGAATCTTACTTACGTAGGTACCGACGAGAGGTCCACCGAAAAATCGACCGTCTACTCGAAGGTATTCCAAGCGAAACCATCGGAGTTAAGGGAAATGAATTTCTGGTCGCCGACATCCATGTGA
- the Sou gene encoding required for meiotic nuclear division 5 protein souji isoform X3 has product MTKVRETAQRLATDHRELHSTVSKVGKAIDRNFTADFASTSREDVFSGPEKSHLLNQVICQHFYRHGMLDIAAELAAETGIKTDDETKEPFTELNYILDCLKQRDLEPALDWAKKHREALLAQNSSLEFKLHRLHFIRLVQQGPTKQTEAIMYARQNLTQYVGRHGKEVQALMGTLLYLPNGIQSSPYSHLLDPTLWLDIHDVFTREACTLLGLSVDSPLSVCINAGCTALPTLLNIKQVMQQRQVTGVWNGKDELPIEIDLGKQSRYHSVFACPILRQQSTENNPPMKLVCGHVISRDALNKLTSANKHRFFFRLKCPYCPVEQNPEDARLIYF; this is encoded by the exons ATGACAAAGGTTCGTGAAACTGCCCAACGTTTGGCTACCGATCACCGTGAGTTGCACAGTACAGTGTCCAAGGTAGGAAAGGCAATCGATAGAAACTTTACTGCTGACTTTGCGAGTACCAGCAGAGAAGATGTTTTCTCTGGTCCAGAGAAATCACATTTGTTAAATCAAGTCATATGTCAACATTTCTATCGTCATGGCATGTTGGACATTGCAGCAGAGTTAGCTGCG GAAACTGGAATTAAAACGGATGACGAAACAAAAGAACCATTCACAGAATTGAATTACATACTCGATTGCTTGAAGCAGAGAGATTTAGAACCTGCGTTGGATTGGGCTAAAAAGCATAGAGAGGCGCTTCTAGCACAG AATTCTTCTCTGGAATTTAAATTACATAGGTTACATTTTATAAGACTAGTTCAACAAGGTCCTACAAAACAAACTGAAGCAATAATGTACGCCCGACAAAATCTTACGCAATACGTCGGCCGTCATGGGAAAGAGGTGCAAGCTTTAATGGGCACGCTACTTTATTTGCCAAATGGAATACAATCCTCTCCTTATAGTCATTTGTTAGATCCTACTTTGTGGCTCGATATTCACGACGTGTTTACGAGGGAGGCGTGCACGTTGTTGGGTTTAAGCGTGGACAgtcctctttctgtgtg CATTAACGCAGGATGCACTGCGTTACCCACGCTTTTAAATATTAAGCAAGTCATGCAACAAAGGCAAGTAACGGGCGTTTGGAATGGAAAGGACGAGTTGCCG ATTGAAATTGACTTGGGCAAACAGAGTCGATATCATTCTGTTTTCGCGTGTCCGATACTGAGACAACAGAGCACAGAGAATAATCCGCCGATGAAACTGGTTTGCGGTCACGTTATCTCGAGAGACGCGCTGAACAAACTCACCAGTGCAAACAA ACACCGATTCTTTTTCAGATTGAAATGCCCGTACTGCCCGGTGGAACAGAACCCAGAGGATGCTAGACTTATATATTTCTAG